GGATGTGGGTGTTACAAATAGCTTTGAGCAACAGCCAACTTTCAGTCCTTCTAGCAGCCTCAAGATTATCATAGAATCCTGTCAAGATCTAGTCCTTCCCTTTATTAAAGTTATGCACTTTGGTGTGACACTATGGTGTATACAATTAATAAGAGTactcaataaaagaaaatcatgtgaCACTCGTGTATACAATTGATAAGTCTTACATGGAGTCACTTTCTATGTAATtagcaaaatataaataaagttgAGGAATTTCTACGCAAATCATGGAGCAAGTgccttaactttttttattgacGTTACTATTGAGGACAAAGTCAAGACTGGTACATGCCTCGTCAAGAAATTCTTTTCAAGGACATTTcgaataatttaaagaaaaattcttccaaTTTGAGAACCCCaaaaatgtaaatgtaaaatttcaaattcGTGATGTTCGAGTAATACTTCTCGCCTCACGACTACTGTGCCATTGTTATGCGCCGGCAAATGTCCagtttaagagtaatgttatgtaTAGTTGTTGAGTGCGTAAGTAccgtacaatcattttaaaaaaaaatagaatatattattaaaaaattattattttttcatataaactcTGTATTAACtcactttttctaaaaaaacacaaatcacTACGTCAAGGCTGATGAAATGCGACTTATTGTAGTACATACTCTTATGAAGTATTACCAAACTTAGAAAAAATGACGTGAATTGAGTTGTCGAAGGCAATACTTGATAaattttaagagtaatgctaggaTTGTATGCAAGTCCTAAATATATAAGTCATGTGTAAGtgttttgtaaaaaagtagattagagaaaaaaatgctTTTTATCACCTCTATACTACAtactaatatgtgatttgttatttttttattctatttaagcACACATATTGACAcattaatataaatatgtttaaatagaatgataaaaataataaattacatattgatgTGTGATATagagaatgataaatagaatttatttatttattttttattttttaaaatttctcacaCTTTTTCATGATGAGAtctacatttttataaaacacaTGTACAAGACTTATACATTTAAGACTTTATATATcactattcaaattttaaatcaGTACGCCATGCCTACAAAAGGAAGCTGATTTTAACCCCAGATAAGAGCTAGAATCAGCCTAGTCTTTTTACGCTGCCTCACAAAAAGAATTCTCCctaaagtattatactatttattttaaaattttcatatttaatcatattatagaattgatatgaaaaatcctaaaattttgagttttactaATCAAGTCttactatttaactaatatagATAGACTTCATAATAGAAGAACTCGTACTGATATAACATATTTCAggtaattttatatgtttataagTTAAATAgacattcatttaaaaatacatgATCAGTAGATATAactgaaaatatcaaaatctaggccgatcaatattttcttttttctcaaaactaCCCTTCCGGTTTGGCATCTTATCATGTTAACTAGCTATTCTATTTCAATACCAGTCTAATTAGGTATGGACCACATATGTCTCTGATCTGTCCATGGTCACTACCCACAACTTAATAAAGGACATACACATGATGAATCCAAGGTTCTTCGAAGTTACACGGCGCAATCGCCCTCAATGGTCGCTATCGTTAAATTGCTTATAATTAATGACTTGTTTGCGTTTGGTACAATGTTCTACAGGATCTCAGATGCAACCTGTTCGATCCAATGTGTCTTTGGGGAAGAAAGGTTAGTACCCATAATACATCTCCTTATCCGATGTAAATGAGCGACTCACCTGTCATTCACACGTTCTTTATCATCACCACTTCCTATCCCCTTTCTTTATTACAATCACCTGTTTCTTGCCGAAATTATCAAACACCTGCAAAAAGCTCTCTCACCCACATTGAAAAGCATGACTCTTCCAGCTTATTCATCTTCGATGATCTCCTATTTCTTACATGCATCGGTGCATGCTTTTTGTTGCAGAATCAGTACTAATTAGCTATTCATGATTCACTAGTACTAATTTCTGCTTCAATTGCTTCCCTTTCTGAATTCATATTTCTCTGGACTGAGAATGACATCCGTTCATATAACATTTCATGTCACGTACATATTTCTAGCATGGCTGACAAATTTCGGGCAAATAGCTTATGGAAAGGTAGACAACTATGTTGATGATGCCTGCAGTGTGACAAGGTATCATGACCTCTGTGTTCACACACTAGCATCGTTTTCACGCACTTGTAAGAGCAGCCCAAGTAAGTGGGCACGGGCGGGGTGTCGGTGACCTTAGCCGAGGTCAAGAGCACTGCGCAGTACCTGACAATTTTGAAGAAACATCGGGTTATGCGAGGAAGGAACCGAGTCGCCCTTTCAGATTGCATCGAATGTTTTCAGGACGCCATTGACGAGCTTCACAAATCACTCTATGTTCTAAGAAGGCTAAGTAAAAGACCATATATATTCGATATGCAAATGAGTGATCTCAACACATGGATTAGTGCAGTGCTCACCGATGAAGATACTTGCTTGGATGGTTTTGAAGGCCAAAAGGGAGAGCAGGTTAAGTTACTTCGAAATCGGGTTTTTAATGCTACTCATATAACTAGTAATGCCCTGGCTCTTGCTAACAAACTTGCCACCACGGGTTTTGGCATCCCAAATCGATCGGCCAATCTCAGGAAGGGATTAATTGGTCATTGATAACAGTGTAAAATCAGTCTATATTGTGGGTTTGGTATGAATAATTAGTACCGATCGAACATACTAAAAATAAGGTATCCAAAGCCAAAATATCTTGATGTTTTGTTGGTTTAGCTGTGAGCGCACATCTATCTCTATCTTCGCTTTGTataatactctctctctctctctctctatatatatatatatataatatagttttggATGTGACGatccaaattattttaatatgagatttaaacTTTCCTTATTTATAATATACAATGATCATAAGGTGATCTAGTTTCTGATATATCATGAATATGTAGTAGCTAGGTAGTGTTTTGGAAACTGATCAGTGTCGGCAATGGCATGGGCAAAATCATACAAGGAAATAGTACTTTCGTGCAGTGGCTGGTTTAGTAATGGCATAATTCTTAAACATCTCGGTTTCTCCCAATATAGGCCGCCGCCTACTTGTATCAACATTTTTTCTCACTGTTCCAGTCATTGTACTGTTCATCCGTAATGTACTATGCTTTGGTTTCTTAGTTCTAAAAGCATCCTTCTCATGTAGTCTTCTGTTTCTCATTTCTGGACATGAATTCAAGATTAATGTTATCCATTGAACCCCTTTCAAGCCAATTAATCAGTACAatctaaaatattgttaaagtAGAAAAAGAACTTTAATTAAATCTGTGTTTAGTTTCCAAACTCAGCTAAATTCCTTTCACTTAAAACTCTTTCAACCATTCAAATAATCAAGTGAACTGCTTTCAAATATGAATTCGGTGAGTTTTGTTCTTGTAGATGGACTGACAATGATCTTGCAACTTTATTTTTTCCGTAACTCTCTCTACTGTCAACCTTATCTCTCTCTATGCTGACAAgaatcatctctctctctctgacaagccatcaactctctctatcatttctttcttccGGCTAGCAcaagtcttttttatttttcaaaatatcacTGTAGGTTGGCACGATGGGGGACAAGCACTTCCAATGAATAGTCATAGGTCCCACCAACTTTataaattcttataaatatatttaaactcatcttaacatctaaatacactttaaactAATTTTAGATGGGCCACACTTAACTCTctctactactcaactcactactatttataaagaattgaggtcagttcagctcaacatccaaacgcaacctaaaaggaaataaaaatactcaattttgttgaggttataatatatatctactaGCATGGCCTTATATTATTACCGAGCGTAATAATAACAAATAGTTTTTCAATATCTGATAATATATCAtcaagaataataaaatgacgataattaaaaagattattaataatatttttccacctaaaattttattctattgCTAGTCTTTCTATGATTACATACATTGTACTATAGTGTCCCAAACTTGTGTCAATCAGCAAAATTTCTTGTACGTTGTAAGATAAAAAAAGGTATATTACTACTGATTTAAAACCGGAAGGGATTTAGATATGAACTATTTGTTCATTCCAGTTGTGTAGAAACAGTGGATTTGATTGTCGGCATGCCTTTTATTAGCATTTTGAAGATCAGGTATTATAGGTCAATTTTCATGGACTTTTGTTGAGAATCCAGCCAATAATGAATTAGGTCTTGACGTTTGTGGTTACATTTGGAcagttcaatatatatatatatatatatatatatatatatatatatatatatttatatgttagaGCTCTGTTCCAGATACTGCTGCTAgtcaatacaataattttctaTGCCACTTAATCACAAGACAATTAAGTACGAGGATAGGGGTCAATTGGGTTGTATTAGAAACCGCGGAAGGCTCGAAAAATGTGGCAGAACAATATATCGAAGGTAGTCATTAATGCTGATCATGCATTGAAACAACAGTTAATTAGCATGGGGAGATGGAAACAATTGGCGGTGAAAACATGTGTGCTGACGTTTCGATGAACTTAAACCCTACATGAGCCTCAATGATTATTATAGCCGAAATTACCATCATCAGTAAGGAGACTACGGTGTTAAGTTGTAGCTTATTGCAGGGCAATTGAGCTTTGTGAGCCCAGTACTGTGGCTAAAAGTTTGGTCCGAATTAAACCAGCTTACCCCTTCTCAATGGTGAGGCAAGACAAAGGCGAGCAATGTGGAGGTTGAGAAAGGGAGAGGTGACTAAGGATCTGTTTAGgatcacaattatttttagattgttttattatttataaattatttattattatttcatttttattcgtAAATTATTTCacgattatttataaatattttgaaatatttttagcGTTTGATCAAATGAGTCTTAAAGCAAAGGTGGATAAAGGAGATCAGGCAAGCAATCTCAATGGCGAGCTGAGgttgaaaaatgtgaatagcTAGGTGTTTGGATATGTATCACGAGGTTCAAGGCAATTTAATGCAACATACAAAGACAAACCGTGATATATTAATAAGAGATCATGCATTAAGTAATACGAAGAGGACATTATAGAATGAAGGGTTATACTTTTCAACCTAAAAAATGCAAACGCAACCTAAAGTTTGGCGTGAGAACAATTGTAACGGCCGTCCAAATGAAGTGGCTGGCCACAGTGCCCGTCAAAATTGACCCGAATCAAATGCAGCTGCCAAACTATAGGTGTCAAAGAGTATCCCTTGCACAGTGGAGAAAGCCTCCATTACTATAAATAAGGTCTTTTAGaacaaaaattttcattcaaaaagACTGGCATTTCGTCCCAaagtatattttgggatgaaaaaaattgtcTTAAATTCGTCCCAATAAAACTGTCTCAAAAGgcattttgggacgaaaatcacaaatttgtccaaaaaaatatcttttgggatgaaattaggCTTGACTGTTTGATCACGTTCACACAAATGTTTTTTCTGGGACGATTTAAATTTGTCTCGAAAATTCGTTTGAACGTAGCAAGTAATGTTCAAACAATGAGGAACTGTTCGAACGGGTATTTCATGACCGGTCGATTGATACTAGTCCTTTcgaccaaatacacatgaagaaacgtttgaacaaaaaaattgatgatcgaaCATAAATAGTGAATTGCCTGTTCGAACGGTGCTTAatttttaccgttcgaactctaacttgcaatgttcgaacggttgtgtccgattaatatatgttcgaacgtttgatgagagtttgaatggttattattttcttcgacaatattaatttaaaactaaatagatatttatattttaaaaatacattacaaattgttcaatataaataaaactaatataataagtcagaactaaataaataaaatactaataatattaataaaattagcagtacatgatatataattgttcaatatgtaAAAACACTTCTAATGAAAATCAATTGTTTAGAGgcttgaattgttgcataagcatctgcatttgaagGTGTATCtgtcttttttgttctttatttgtAGTTGCATAtctctttgttgattttcttgctGTTTTATGCTCATTTCCATATTTACTTGTTTTGTCAATTGAGATACTAACTTCTACTATTTTGCCATCAATTCTTCGatcctagaatttgcattcttTGACGCAATGACAGTAGTGGTTTAc
This genomic interval from Juglans microcarpa x Juglans regia isolate MS1-56 chromosome 4D, Jm3101_v1.0, whole genome shotgun sequence contains the following:
- the LOC121261611 gene encoding LOW QUALITY PROTEIN: pectinesterase inhibitor 6 (The sequence of the model RefSeq protein was modified relative to this genomic sequence to represent the inferred CDS: inserted 1 base in 1 codon), encoding MTSVHITFHVTYIFLAWLTNFGQIAYGKVDNYVDDACSVTRYHDLCVHTLASFSRTCKSSPSKWARXGVSVTLAEVKSTAQYLTILKKHRVMRGRNRVALSDCIECFQDAIDELHKSLYVLRRLSKRPYIFDMQMSDLNTWISAVLTDEDTCLDGFEGQKGEQVKLLRNRVFNATHITSNALALANKLATTGFGIPNRSANLRKGLIGH